The Mauremys reevesii isolate NIE-2019 linkage group 1, ASM1616193v1, whole genome shotgun sequence genome has a segment encoding these proteins:
- the UBL3 gene encoding ubiquitin-like protein 3: MSSSVPADMINLRLILVSGKTKEFLFSPNDSAADIAKHVYDNWPMDWEEEQVSSPNILRLIYQGRFLHGNVTLGALKLPFGKTTVMHLVARETLPEPNSQGQRNREKTGESNCCVIL, translated from the exons ATAAATTTGCGCCTCATCTTGGTAAGTGGGAAAACGAAAGAGTTCTTGTTTTCACCAAATGACTCTGCTGCAGATATTGCAAAACATGTGTATGACAACTGGCCTATGG ATTGGGAAGAAGAGCAGGTCAGCAGTCCAAATATTCTGCGGCTTATTTATCAAGGACGGTTTCTTCATGGCAATGTGACACTAGGAG CATTAAAACTTCCTTTTGGCAAGACAACAGTGATGCATTTGGTGGCTAGAGAGACATTGCCAGAGCCAAACTCTCAAG GTCAGAGGAACCGTGAAAAAACTGGAGAGAGCAATTGCTGTGTGATCCTGTAA